tttatttaggTATTACTTTTTCTTGATAACGTTTTAGAGTATTCAGTTGgagttctctctttttaaagatttatccTTAATGTATTTTTTGGCTCTCAATGCTGTTATAAATGTTATTGTCTTTtacattccatttttaattatttttactatataaaagtaacatttatttttctcttttgatcatGTGTCCACTGGCCTTGATAAATTTATTAATTCCAATAGCTTACCTGTACattcatttgaattttcttttttttctttttgagatggagtcttgctctgttgccaggctggagtgcagtgatgcgatctcggcttactgcaacctctacctcccgggttcaagcgattctcctgcctcagcctccggagtagctgggactacaggcacgtaccaccacgcccagctaatttttgtatttttagtagagacgggttttcaccatgttggccagatgatctcgatcccttgacctcgtgatccactcgcctcagcctcccaaagtgctggattacaggcatgacccaccttgcctggcctgaattttctATGTATACAGCGATGTTGACAGCTAATAAcagtttaatttcttccttttttatttttttaatgtggtaagTTATACAGTATTGATTTTaaacaaccttgcattcctgCAATGATCAAAACTTGATCGTGATGTATGTATTATCCATTTTTTAACATGCTACATTTGGGttatatttgctaatattttatttaatatctgaATTGATCTTGAGAGATATTGacctataattttcctttttagtaATGTTCTTTCAGATTTTGGTATAAagatgagttgggaagtgttaacttttttttaattcctgcAAGAGGTTAGATAGAATTGGTGTTATTTCAttcttaaatgtttggaagaatGTACCAGTGAGGCTTTTTCTTTGTagaatgtgttttaattttaaattccatatttttagtagttatatttttataactacTTCTATTAAagctatatttcttcttttgtctattttggaAAGCTTTTAagtaatttctctattttatctAAATTGTCAAATTTACTAGCatcaaattattcaaaatatcttCCTATCTTTTTAATGCCTGTAAGATCTTTAGGTATAGATTTACCATTTCTGATATCGGTGAAACTAATCTTAAAGAAGTTTATTCTGTGAGAACTAACAAATGACAGTTGACAGAATGAACAGcatctttaaaaatagtttcacttaaaattcagaaatatttcttatttgaCTTTTTTCCCACTGCTTCTTGATAAAAACTAAGAACATAATGTTAAAATAGCATCATGAGTCAATCAAATGAAATCTAGATGTTTTTGCTTTCAAATTATATAAACCCATATTAGGTAAGGATATAGTGAATATAAGTCATTTAGAATAACTTTTTGGAAATTATTTCTGTCATTTGAACTTCTGATAGGTGAATTGCCATAATTCACCTATCAGAACTCATGGTGAGTTGCCATAACTCACTCATCAAATTCTTTCAGCCATATGGACTTCTGATAGGCGAAGGGCTTAGCAAAAGCCAAGGCATGTTGGCAGTAACATAGCTGAGTGAGAATGGCGATGAATTCACTCCAAACATGTTAGGTAAAAGTTATACACACACGTACAAACATGTCAACAACTCTGTTCAAATCAAATCTTGGGCAGAATGTGAACTCAACTACataagggcagggatttttgtatgttttgttcatGGCTGCATCCTTAGCACATGTAATAGCTCCTGACACAAAGCCATCATTCAATGAATATGTATTAAGTGAATGAGGAGTGCCTGAACTGCCTGGAGAAACACTGTGGGTACTGGGGAGCAGTTTGAAATTCAAACTCATGTTAAGAAAGATCTCTCAGAAAATAGTGCAAAAATACAGAGATATAAAAAAGGAACGCAACCTTTCCACACAACCTTTTAATTGcctctcgctctgtctctctctctctctatagatagatatagatagatatctctctacagagagaaagaaagagagagcgaTCTCCTGCTTTTGCTATGTGAGCTGCctgttcctcctttgccttccaccatgattgtaagtttccagaggcttcaccagaagccaagcagatgccagcatcatgcttcctgtaaagcctgaagaactgtgagccaactaaaccttttttctttataaattacccagtttcaggtatatAGCAATGCAAGACTAGCCTAATACAATTGTCATAGTAATGTAAACAAATATTACTCTAGCCAAAATTTCAATTTATCTATAATGGGAGTATAAAGGAGCAATAAGTATATGTGACACAGGGggtatgaaagagagagaaatctcGTCTTTCATCGTAGGAAATCAACATGATatctaaaattgaaaaacataaaaagcagcAATATAAGGATTTGGTATTAAAAGTGTTTGGCTCTGGGGTACAGTGGGGACAGAAGAGGTCTCCTATATTTGGTTGCAAGCCTTGTAAAACGATTTAATACTATAAAACAATGCACATTCAACTTCCATAAAATTAACACCACAACGTAATCCATTTTTAAGGCCTGCAAAACCAAACCAAGACAAAAGCAACCTTATGCTCCAAATAAAACCCTGAATTTTTCTACTTGCTCTTCAAATTAAAATTTGCTGAATTTAATTTCATCTGTAAAGTTAGTTATTAGTTTGTTATTTTGTGAATACAAAAGAGCTTGGAAACTACAATGTGCTTAATATAATAATTCACAACGTGAAAGTTGGGAATCCTCAATATTTACTTATTCAATCACGTTGCGTGTGCGTAGCAGGGAGCAGGACGCGACAGGCACAAGGCTGCGTGAAACCAGCGACGGTGCCTTGCACTCACCTGCACACCGGTTCCACTTCTAACTTTTCTGTTCTGGGCAGTGGTCTATTCTGTCGGCTTGGGACCAGACTTCTGAGTCCACATTCCAGCGGTGCCGCTTCCTAGCTATGAGGCCTCATGCAGTTTCCTTCGCTTTTTCTGAATCTCGGATTCTCTGGGAAGAGTAAAGCCTCTCTTGCCGAGCTCTTGTGAGAAATTAACAAGAAATTAACGAGAAATTAATGGAAAGTCCTTTGCTTTGgtcaatgataataataacccCAGCCCCATAACTTCAGCACCTTCTTTGGCGCGCGGGATACCTAGGGCCTCGGAAGGCCGGCTGGGGGCGGGGAGAATCGGCAGTCACTATGGCAACCCGAGACGCCTCGCATGCTGTGCTGCCTGCGACTGAGCTGAGAAGGAAACCGTGCCCAGGGCTCTCGGAAGACCGCTGCGGCATGACAGGCGAGGAGGCGGTGGTGGTGACCGCAGTGGTGGCGCCCGAGGCGGGTCGCGAAGAGAAGCAGCCTCCTCCGCCAGCAGGGCTGGGGTGCGGGGCGCGCGGGGACCCCGGCCGCGGCCTCCTAGAGCACGGCCAGCAGTGTGAGTTCAGCTCCAGCCGCGGACGCTACTGGGAGGAGGGGCGTGGAGAACGAGTGACAGGGCAATTGGGGGAAACCGCAGTGGGACTGGCTGAGAAGGTTTGGGGCAGGGGAGGTGGAGCTGCTGCTTTTGGCAGAACCAGTGATGATGGCACTGTGGCAGAAAGCATAGGTCCATCTTTCCAAGCCCTCCTTCCCGATAGCCTGCCTGAATTCAGGGTCTGGGCATCAGCTCCAATTTAATCGGTAGTGGCGTTATTCTGAAAggaattaacacacacacacacacatttatatgtataccattttatatacacatttgtatatgtatatgtgtgtgtatgtatgtatgcgtAGACACCCTTAGAAACACGCAGCTCATTTTGCCagttatttcattttacagatgaggaaattgagatctAGACCAGAGGAAAGAGACTTGCCACAGCCAGTCAGTGCAGGCGAAATACTAAAATCACTTTTAACTTCCATCTCTTGGACTCTCAGTCTACAATTACCCAATCCTTTTAGAATCTCATAATTATGGGCCACATTTTAACGCACTGTTCTTTGCTCTCTGCCCTGCCAAACACACAATATTCAAATAGGTAAGGACAGTTCTGGCCCACAGCCATAATGGAAGTGGTTGTAATTTGAGTCCTAGCCAGGCTGTTATTCACCCATACTGTTTCATGAATTAACAGATATTTCATAGCCTCTTGCACCCCCAGGTCTTCAGTAGGTGCTAAGGAATGATGGTGAGAATAATAAGTCAGAGGAACAGAGTAGTTTCCAGCCTTCCTGCAGCACCTTCTTGATTGCATCTCTGGAGAGCAGACTGGGTTTCTCCAAGGTTCCTCTGCACTGGGAGGCCCCAGGAGGGAGGGTTGGGCTGAAGCACCTCCGTACTTGTGCTTGGTGGACCACACACTCTCCTCCCCAGGGACCTCATCAAGAAGTTACAGAACTACTCCCTCCTGGTGAAAGAGGCCTCTTCCCCGGGCATCAGCTCCAGTATGACTATGAAATGTCATTCCTTTTGTTACTATTATCAGCAGCATGCAGAGGCCTTGCTTAGAGCACATAAATTCAGTATACTTGGGTAATGGAGATTCTTTACTCCTACTTAAAATtatcatgattattattttttttagatagctctgttgccaggctggagtgcagtggcatgatctgggctcactgcaactcagcctcctgggttcaagcagttctcatgcatcagcctcctgagtagctgagattacaggcacacaccaccatgcccggctaatgttttcgcatttttagtagagacagggt
This genomic window from Pan troglodytes isolate AG18354 chromosome 9, NHGRI_mPanTro3-v2.0_pri, whole genome shotgun sequence contains:
- the C11H11orf97 gene encoding uncharacterized protein C11orf97 homolog, with protein sequence MATRDASHAVLPATELRRKPCPGLSEDRCGMTGEEAVVVTAVVAPEAGREEKQPPPPAGLGCGARGDPGRGLLEHGQQWKKFLYCEPHKRIKEVLEEELHIKRDECHTKNPAAVALEGIWSIKRNLPVGGLKPGLPSRNSLLPQAKYYSRHGGLRR